Proteins from a genomic interval of Chanos chanos chromosome 3, fChaCha1.1, whole genome shotgun sequence:
- the cd40 gene encoding tumor necrosis factor receptor superfamily member 5, giving the protein MKFLLLVAIFSPVPVLCCDLLTEYENGGKCCKKCPPGKRMRVEDVSCLDPVCLDCADGEYQDTYTKETKCKRQPDCDPNLNFKVPFLRSKIEEVSCICKEGYHCSSKVCDTCVINSDCEPGQRVLQQATRFDNTKCTACEEGTFSPTRSLSTVCQEWTKCQHGVLAEGNSTSDIKCKEENIHEGLIVLTVLLILGLIGVLIWFGVKKGNCCPSLKEKQDVFLKTFRVLLKQCTGDYIEQQEEDKIDEEKQLHQPQENTENTEACPEESKTENGMIVAQERGKGSIVAQPETAYSDASEKDFSC; this is encoded by the exons ATGAAATTCTTACTTCTCGTAGCA ATCTTTTCACCGGTGCCGGTGTTGTGCTGTGATCTGCTAACAGAGTATGAGAACGGCGGTAAATGCTGTAAAAAGTGTCCACCAG GGAAAAGGATGCGAGTGGAGGATGTCAGTTGTTTAGATCCAGTTTGTCTGGACTGTGCAGATGGGGAATACCAAGACACATACACCAAAGAAACCAAATGCAAACGTCAGCCAGACTGCGACCCAA ATTTGAATTTTAAGGTTCCATTCCTTCGGAGTAAGATAGAAGAAGTGTCCTGCATCTGTAAAGAGGGCTATCACTGTTCTAGCAAAGTCTGTGACACCTGTGTTATCAATTCAGACTGTGAACCAGGACAAAGAGTTCTCCAGCAAG ctACTCGGTTCGATAACACTAAGTGCACAGCCTGTGAGGAAGGAACATTCTCCCCAACAAGATCACTCAGCACTGTGTGTCAGGAGTGGACAAA ATGTCAACATGGAGTCCTTGCAGAAGGCAATTCAACATCAGACATAAAATGCA AAGAGGAAAATATTCATGAAGGATTAATAGTATTGACTGTTTTGTTGATCCTGGGGTTAATCGGCGTACTCATCTGGTTCGGAGTAAAGAAAG GTAACTGCTGTCCGTCTCTGAAAGAGAAGCAG GACGTGTTTCTGAAGACATTTCGTGTACTTCTGAAACAGTGTACAGGGGATTATATCGAGCAACAAGAGGAAGACAAAAttgatgaagaaaaacaactaCATCAACCACAGGAGAACACTGAGAACACTGAGGCTTGTCCAGAAGAGTCCAAAACAGAAAACGGGATGATTGTAGCACAGGAGCGTGGTAAAGGATCTATAGTGGCACAGCCGGAGACTGCTTACTCTGATGCCAGCGAAAAGGACTTTTCATGTTGA